CCACGTCAACGGAGGACACCCCATGCCGTACTCACCGGAATTAGCTCGTCACCCGCATCGCCTTGATCTCGACGCCCCGCTGCACCGCAAAGCCGGCCCCACGGCCCACGCCATGAGCCCCCTAGATCGCGCCAGTGAAGCGCTCACGCCCCAGGCCTGCCCTGCCCCGCGCTACCTCACCAACCACGAAGCCGCGGCCTTCCTGCGCCTGTCGCCGCGCACGCTGGAGAAGCAACGGGTGATCGGCGGTGGACCGCG
The genomic region above belongs to Pseudomonas benzenivorans and contains:
- a CDS encoding helix-turn-helix transcriptional regulator produces the protein MSPLDRASEALTPQACPAPRYLTNHEAAAFLRLSPRTLEKQRVIGGGPRFHKFGRRVMYALTDLEAWAGERSFETTFDPEYLDRHPGAQRDEQ